A genomic stretch from Pararhizobium sp. IMCC21322 includes:
- the eno gene encoding phosphopyruvate hydratase — MTAIVDIVAREILDSRGNPTVEVDVMLEDGSMGRAAVPSGASTGAHEAVELRDGGSRYLGKGVMKAVEAVTTEIFDAIGGFEVENQIHIDRTMIALDGTPNKARLGANAILGVSLACAKAAADASGLPLYRYVGGANARDLPVPMMNIINGGEHADNPIDVQEFMVMPVGAETFSEALRMGSEIFHTLKKGLSAAGHNTNVGDEGGFAPNLASTEDALGFIMKSVEAAGYKPGEDVYLALDCASTEFFAGGTYNLKGEDKKLSSDEMAAYLADLVARYPIISIEDGMAEDDWAGWSALTKAVGDKCQLVGDDLFVTNTKRLIRGIEEQSANSILVKVNQIGTLTETLEAVEMAHKAGFTAVMSHRSGETEDSTIADLAVALNCGQIKTGSLARSDRLAKYNQLLRIEEELGTQGRFAGRGILKN; from the coding sequence ATGACAGCCATTGTCGATATAGTTGCGCGTGAAATTTTGGACAGCCGTGGAAATCCAACGGTCGAGGTCGATGTCATGCTGGAAGACGGATCAATGGGTCGTGCAGCTGTTCCTTCCGGCGCTTCCACAGGCGCTCATGAAGCGGTTGAATTGCGTGATGGCGGGTCTCGTTATCTCGGCAAAGGTGTGATGAAGGCAGTTGAGGCAGTCACCACTGAAATTTTCGATGCTATTGGCGGATTTGAAGTTGAGAACCAGATTCACATCGATCGCACCATGATTGCGCTGGATGGCACGCCGAATAAAGCACGACTTGGCGCAAACGCCATTCTCGGCGTATCCCTTGCTTGCGCAAAAGCTGCAGCAGATGCGAGCGGTTTGCCGCTTTACCGGTATGTCGGCGGCGCCAATGCGCGTGACCTTCCGGTGCCAATGATGAATATCATCAACGGCGGTGAACACGCTGACAATCCCATTGATGTTCAGGAATTCATGGTCATGCCAGTCGGCGCTGAGACCTTCAGCGAAGCGTTGCGCATGGGATCTGAGATCTTTCACACCCTGAAAAAGGGCTTGAGCGCTGCTGGCCACAACACCAATGTGGGCGATGAGGGTGGTTTTGCGCCTAATCTGGCATCAACTGAGGATGCACTTGGCTTTATCATGAAGTCGGTCGAAGCAGCCGGATATAAGCCAGGCGAGGATGTCTATCTGGCGCTGGATTGTGCCTCTACCGAATTCTTTGCAGGCGGCACCTACAATCTCAAAGGTGAAGACAAGAAGCTATCCTCTGATGAAATGGCCGCTTATCTGGCAGATCTGGTCGCGCGCTATCCGATTATCTCCATTGAAGACGGAATGGCCGAAGATGACTGGGCCGGTTGGAGCGCTCTGACAAAGGCTGTTGGAGACAAGTGCCAATTAGTGGGCGACGATTTGTTTGTAACCAACACAAAACGGCTGATCCGCGGTATCGAGGAACAATCGGCAAATTCCATTCTGGTGAAAGTCAACCAGATCGGCACACTGACCGAAACGCTTGAAGCCGTTGAGATGGCTCACAAGGCAGGCTTCACTGCCGTTATGTCACACCGCTCAGGAGAAACCGAAGACAGCACCATTGCAGATCTCGCGGTTGCCTTGAATTGCGGTCAGATCAAAACCGGCTCACTTGCACGGTCTGACAGGCTGGCAAAATACAATCAGCTCCTCAGGATTGAGGAAGAACTGGGTACCCAGGGTCGCTTTGCCGGGCGTGGTATTCTGAAGAACTAG
- a CDS encoding DsbA family oxidoreductase: MQSIRVEIVSDVMCPWCYIGKKRLEMAHNLLDGIELDVHWLPFQLDGTLPKSGKPRAEYLSEKFGGKERAQTAYTQIEETGAALDIPFAFDLIEYSSNTLDAHRLIHWAEQEDLQNQMAERLFQAYFLEGQNIGDDEVLAALSGDIGMDDDEILDKLHTDLAKDVVKQQIAEAQKIGVTGVPCFILGQKYAIMGAQEPETLAEAITRTAAEADQDAS; this comes from the coding sequence ATGCAATCTATCCGCGTTGAAATTGTTTCCGATGTCATGTGCCCGTGGTGTTACATCGGCAAAAAACGCCTCGAGATGGCGCATAATCTGCTTGATGGTATCGAGTTGGATGTCCATTGGCTCCCCTTCCAGCTTGATGGAACACTGCCAAAAAGCGGCAAACCCAGGGCTGAGTATCTGTCAGAAAAATTTGGCGGAAAGGAACGGGCGCAGACAGCTTATACCCAGATTGAAGAAACCGGGGCCGCGCTGGATATTCCCTTTGCGTTTGATCTGATTGAATATTCGTCCAATACGCTTGATGCCCATCGTTTGATCCATTGGGCGGAGCAGGAAGACCTTCAGAACCAGATGGCTGAGCGCTTGTTTCAGGCCTATTTTCTGGAAGGCCAGAACATTGGCGACGATGAGGTGTTGGCGGCTCTGTCGGGCGATATTGGCATGGATGACGATGAAATTCTCGACAAGCTTCACACCGATCTGGCGAAAGATGTTGTGAAGCAACAGATCGCAGAAGCCCAAAAGATTGGCGTGACAGGCGTTCCCTGTTTCATTCTGGGGCAGAAATACGCAATTATGGGGGCTCAGGAGCCTGAAACACTTGCCGAAGCGATTACCCGCACAGCGGCAGAAGCCGATCAGGACGCTTCCTGA
- the hspQ gene encoding heat shock protein HspQ → MAHTETQDNSPKRYAPTGRAAKFSIGDVVKHRIYAFRGVIFDVDPEFSNTDEWWDSIPEDVRPKKDQPFYHLFAENDETEYVAYVSEQNLLPDTSGDPVRHPQVAEVFENIKDGRYQPFDILKH, encoded by the coding sequence ATGGCCCACACTGAGACACAAGACAACTCGCCCAAGAGATATGCACCGACCGGACGGGCCGCAAAATTCAGCATTGGTGATGTTGTAAAACATCGGATCTATGCGTTTCGCGGCGTAATTTTCGATGTGGATCCGGAATTTTCCAACACTGATGAATGGTGGGATTCAATCCCGGAAGACGTGCGCCCCAAGAAAGATCAACCTTTCTATCATCTCTTTGCCGAGAATGACGAAACCGAGTACGTCGCTTATGTGTCGGAGCAAAATCTGCTGCCCGACACCAGCGGCGATCCTGTACGCCATCCGCAAGTTGCTGAGGTCTTTGAAAACATCAAAGACGGGCGCTATCAGCCATTTGATATTTTAAAGCACTGA
- the mfd gene encoding transcription-repair coupling factor, whose protein sequence is MRLKLKNLFQITERVTLSSVADGAEGYVLAEMLANNPGIKEWCYVARDSRRAELLRQSLEFFAPLSEIVFVPAWDCLPYDRVSPTAQTSAQRMMALAQLQTATAKGKQRIILMTANAALQKSLPPSIIPKRVWQAKPGSVVSMSDLVAWLESNGFLRVPTVRETSEYAVRGGILDLFAPGDEEPIRLDFFGDTLETLRRFDPETQRTTNALQELDLVPASEAILDEDRIQRFRQNYRASNGTVTKDDPLYEAVSEGRRYPGLEHWLGYLEPELVPVLSFAPEAPVILDHLLEDALDDRATQIEDHYQTRLEHSGEGAIYRPSEPDLLYLNIDSWNELLQQRRTVSLTPFDVIQETHAGKVILMGGRQSKTFAAERAANDQNVFDALIAHVGNLVAEKNRVLIAAWSEGARDRLAQVLQDHGLVKQRLINSWTDAKGLQNGTVGLSVLELENGFSFEGFALIGEQDVLGDRLVRKGKRKRRDADVLTEAASLNEGDFVVHVEHGIAQFAGLSTIMAAGAPHDCLELVYAGGDKLFLPVENIELLTRYGSEGSETSLDKLGGVAWQARKSRLKKRIRDMAEALIKVAAARALKTAAPLTLDEGIYDEFAARFPYEETEDQLGAIDAVTDDLASGRPMDRLVCGDVGFGKTEVALRAAFVASMSGRQVAVVVPTTLLARQHYKTFADRFAGLPIKVRHASRLVPAKALSETKSGLETGEVDIVIGTHALLGKAIKFRDLGLLVIDEEQRFGVRHKERLKELKSDVHVLTLTATPIPRTLQLALTGVRELSLISTPPVDRLAVRTFVSPVDPVTIREALLREHFRGGQSFYVCPRVSDLAERKAFLEQHVPEIKAVVAHGQMPPSELDDVMNAFYDGQFDVLLSTTIVESGLDIPTANTLIIHRAHMFGLAQMYQLRGRVGRSKTRAYALFTVPTNMKLTATADRRLRVLQSLNSLGAGFELASHDMDIRGAGNLLGEEQSGQVREVGFELYQQMLEEAVASMKAGDLDAEMEDQWSPQITLGLAVMIPESYVPDLQLRLSLYKRLSSLESAQEIDDFGAELIDRFGSLPEEVDHLLKLVFVKQLCRQCNIEKVDAGPKGMVFSLRKGVFPNPTGLIEYISQQGTLAKIRPDQKIVLIRDWPKPVQRLKGAAVALAQLAKIASEGDQEAS, encoded by the coding sequence GCAAACAATCCCGGCATTAAAGAATGGTGTTACGTGGCTCGCGACAGCCGGCGCGCGGAATTACTGCGGCAGTCGCTAGAGTTTTTTGCGCCATTGTCAGAAATTGTCTTTGTTCCAGCCTGGGATTGCCTGCCATACGATCGCGTTTCGCCAACCGCGCAAACCAGCGCGCAGCGCATGATGGCGCTGGCGCAGTTGCAGACAGCAACGGCCAAGGGAAAACAGCGCATCATTCTGATGACGGCGAATGCGGCCCTGCAAAAATCGCTTCCGCCATCAATTATTCCAAAACGGGTGTGGCAGGCAAAGCCGGGCAGTGTCGTATCCATGTCCGATCTTGTTGCATGGCTGGAAAGCAATGGCTTTTTACGCGTGCCAACTGTACGCGAGACCAGCGAATATGCTGTGCGTGGTGGCATCCTGGATTTATTTGCGCCAGGTGATGAAGAACCGATACGCCTCGATTTTTTTGGCGACACTTTGGAAACACTCCGGCGTTTTGACCCGGAGACGCAACGCACCACCAATGCGCTTCAGGAACTCGATCTGGTGCCCGCCAGTGAAGCCATTCTGGATGAAGACCGCATTCAGCGCTTCCGGCAGAATTATCGCGCATCGAACGGAACCGTTACAAAAGACGATCCGCTATATGAAGCCGTCAGCGAAGGTCGCCGCTATCCCGGTCTGGAGCATTGGCTTGGGTATCTGGAGCCAGAACTGGTGCCGGTCTTAAGCTTTGCGCCTGAAGCGCCGGTCATTCTGGATCATTTGCTTGAAGATGCCTTGGATGATCGCGCCACCCAGATTGAGGATCACTATCAGACCCGACTGGAACACAGCGGCGAGGGGGCGATCTACCGGCCCTCAGAACCCGATCTGCTTTATTTGAACATCGACAGCTGGAACGAATTGTTGCAGCAGCGCCGGACTGTTTCTCTGACACCATTTGATGTCATTCAGGAAACCCACGCAGGCAAGGTCATCCTGATGGGCGGTCGCCAGAGCAAAACATTTGCCGCTGAGCGCGCAGCCAATGACCAGAATGTTTTCGATGCGCTGATTGCCCATGTCGGCAATTTGGTTGCCGAAAAAAATCGGGTGCTGATTGCTGCATGGAGTGAAGGCGCACGGGATCGTTTGGCGCAAGTCCTTCAGGATCATGGGCTGGTCAAGCAAAGGTTGATCAATTCATGGACTGATGCCAAAGGTCTGCAGAATGGAACGGTCGGACTGTCTGTTCTTGAACTGGAAAACGGATTTTCCTTTGAAGGGTTCGCCCTGATCGGCGAACAGGATGTGCTGGGTGACCGCCTGGTACGCAAGGGCAAACGCAAGCGCCGCGATGCAGATGTTCTGACCGAGGCTGCAAGTCTGAACGAGGGAGACTTTGTTGTCCACGTCGAGCACGGCATCGCGCAATTTGCCGGACTGAGCACCATTATGGCGGCCGGTGCCCCCCATGATTGTCTGGAACTCGTCTATGCCGGTGGCGACAAGCTGTTTCTGCCCGTCGAAAACATTGAACTGCTCACCCGTTACGGCTCTGAAGGCAGCGAAACGTCCTTGGACAAGTTGGGTGGTGTTGCCTGGCAGGCCCGCAAATCAAGACTGAAAAAACGCATCCGCGATATGGCGGAAGCGCTTATCAAAGTTGCAGCCGCAAGAGCTTTGAAAACGGCTGCACCGCTGACCCTCGATGAAGGCATCTACGACGAGTTTGCCGCACGTTTCCCTTACGAGGAGACTGAAGATCAATTGGGCGCAATAGATGCTGTCACCGATGATCTGGCGTCAGGACGTCCTATGGACCGGCTGGTTTGCGGTGATGTCGGCTTTGGCAAAACGGAGGTAGCACTGCGCGCAGCCTTTGTGGCGTCAATGTCAGGCAGGCAAGTGGCCGTAGTGGTGCCAACCACATTGTTGGCGCGGCAACATTACAAAACTTTTGCAGACCGGTTTGCAGGACTGCCGATCAAGGTACGCCATGCATCCAGACTGGTGCCCGCAAAGGCACTGTCAGAAACCAAGTCTGGTCTTGAAACCGGCGAAGTCGACATTGTGATCGGCACCCATGCCTTGCTTGGAAAAGCCATAAAATTCCGCGATCTCGGACTACTGGTTATCGATGAAGAACAGCGGTTTGGCGTTCGGCACAAAGAGCGGCTGAAGGAACTGAAATCCGATGTTCATGTTCTGACGCTGACGGCAACGCCCATACCGCGCACACTGCAATTGGCGCTGACTGGCGTGCGCGAATTGTCACTCATCAGCACGCCACCGGTAGACCGTCTGGCCGTGCGTACCTTTGTCTCACCGGTAGATCCGGTGACAATCCGGGAAGCACTGCTGCGCGAGCATTTCCGAGGTGGCCAGAGCTTTTATGTCTGTCCAAGGGTCTCTGATCTGGCGGAAAGAAAAGCTTTTCTTGAGCAGCATGTCCCTGAAATCAAAGCCGTGGTCGCACATGGGCAAATGCCCCCCAGTGAACTCGACGATGTCATGAACGCCTTTTATGACGGGCAGTTTGACGTGCTTCTATCGACTACAATTGTGGAATCCGGTCTGGATATTCCGACAGCCAATACGCTGATCATTCACCGTGCGCACATGTTTGGTCTGGCGCAAATGTACCAGCTGCGTGGCCGTGTCGGGCGCTCCAAAACACGTGCCTACGCGCTGTTCACTGTCCCCACAAACATGAAACTTACAGCCACAGCGGATCGTCGTTTACGTGTCCTTCAATCGTTGAACAGTCTGGGTGCCGGCTTTGAATTGGCCAGCCATGACATGGATATTCGTGGTGCCGGAAACCTGTTGGGTGAAGAACAATCCGGGCAAGTGCGCGAAGTCGGGTTTGAGCTTTATCAGCAAATGCTGGAAGAAGCGGTTGCCAGCATGAAAGCGGGTGATCTGGACGCTGAAATGGAAGACCAATGGTCGCCGCAAATCACGCTTGGCCTGGCTGTGATGATACCGGAAAGCTATGTGCCGGACCTGCAATTGCGTCTGTCCCTTTACAAACGCCTGTCATCGCTGGAGTCAGCGCAGGAAATCGACGATTTTGGCGCAGAACTGATCGACCGGTTCGGGTCGCTTCCAGAAGAGGTCGACCACTTGCTGAAGTTGGTTTTCGTCAAACAATTATGCCGCCAATGCAATATCGAAAAGGTCGATGCCGGCCCCAAAGGCATGGTTTTCTCGCTGCGCAAGGGTGTCTTTCCAAACCCGACAGGCTTGATTGAATACATTTCACAACAAGGGACACTTGCGAAAATCAGACCGGACCAGAAGATCGTGCTGATCCGGGATTGGCCGAAGCCGGTTCAACGCCTCAAAGGGGCCGCGGTTGCATTGGCCCAACTGGCAAAAATCGCCAGCGAGGGCGATCAGGAAGCGTCCTGA
- a CDS encoding extracellular solute-binding protein encodes MVSPKTVVCSIKKRLPTSFGLLACLLFSLSGGGSFAAERAQDAPVGVEYTREIANPPHGLAMHGQPALPPDFTGFPYANPDAPQGGLITYGFNGSFDSLNQFIVRGVAPRGLFDGVLGANVYEGLMQRNRDEAFTMYGLIADTIKTDPERTFLEITIHPEAKFSDGEPIKVDDVLFTIDLFREKGRPPYSRWMQAIESVERIGERGVRMNLGEGKNRELPLLLGIIPILPKHAIDFDTFDRSSLTPILGSGPYVVADVNAGTRVVLKKNPDYWGSDLPVRAGFDNFEAIHIDYYREESSRFEAFRKGLFDTNPEDSPTRWASDYDFPAVRNGEIVLDTYETGTPTGMRGMIFNTRQEKFADKRIREAFTYLFDFQWVNENLFSGAYQRTASLFHNSELSAFQRPVDDAEKALLGSSIDQILPEVLDGTYTPPISDGTGRDRKNLRKAVELFRDAGYVLKDGKMVDGETGEQFSFEFMADSQPQERLALALQRNVERIGVEMIIRTVDSAQYWERWKRFDYDMLQYIFTASLSPGSEQYGRWGQVAATTEGSLNLSGASNPAIDAIIDKLVAARDREDFVTAVRAFDRMIMSGIYFIPLFHTPGQWLARRTRISVPEKTSVYGYQPATWWATQ; translated from the coding sequence GTGGTTTCCCCTAAGACGGTTGTTTGTTCAATCAAGAAGCGCCTGCCTACCTCATTTGGTCTGCTCGCCTGTTTGTTGTTTTCCCTCTCTGGCGGCGGTTCGTTTGCTGCTGAGCGGGCTCAGGACGCACCGGTTGGTGTGGAATATACAAGGGAAATCGCCAACCCGCCTCACGGATTGGCCATGCATGGACAACCGGCCCTGCCCCCTGACTTTACCGGCTTTCCCTATGCGAACCCTGATGCGCCCCAAGGCGGCCTTATCACCTATGGGTTCAATGGGTCATTTGACAGTCTGAACCAGTTTATCGTTCGGGGTGTGGCGCCGCGTGGCCTGTTTGACGGGGTATTGGGTGCAAATGTCTATGAGGGCCTGATGCAGCGCAATCGGGATGAGGCCTTTACCATGTATGGCCTCATTGCGGATACCATCAAAACAGACCCGGAACGCACATTCCTTGAGATCACCATTCACCCGGAAGCCAAATTTTCCGATGGTGAGCCAATCAAGGTCGACGACGTTTTGTTCACCATTGATTTATTCCGCGAAAAAGGCCGCCCTCCCTATAGTCGCTGGATGCAGGCCATTGAAAGCGTTGAGCGGATTGGTGAGCGCGGTGTGCGGATGAATCTGGGCGAAGGGAAAAACCGCGAATTGCCGCTGTTGCTGGGTATCATTCCGATCCTGCCCAAACATGCCATTGATTTTGATACATTTGACCGCTCCAGCTTAACGCCCATCCTTGGCTCCGGCCCCTATGTTGTTGCTGATGTTAATGCGGGCACGCGGGTCGTGTTGAAAAAAAACCCGGACTATTGGGGTAGTGACCTTCCTGTTCGGGCAGGGTTTGACAATTTTGAAGCGATCCACATTGATTATTATCGCGAGGAAAGCTCCAGATTTGAAGCATTCCGCAAAGGCCTGTTTGACACAAACCCGGAAGACAGTCCCACACGCTGGGCCAGTGATTATGACTTTCCAGCGGTTCGCAATGGGGAGATCGTGCTGGATACTTATGAAACCGGCACGCCAACAGGCATGCGCGGCATGATTTTTAACACGCGACAGGAAAAATTTGCCGACAAACGCATACGGGAAGCATTCACGTATTTGTTTGATTTCCAATGGGTCAACGAGAACCTGTTTTCAGGTGCTTATCAACGGACTGCGAGTCTGTTCCATAATTCCGAATTGTCAGCATTTCAACGTCCGGTGGATGACGCTGAAAAAGCATTGCTGGGCAGTTCCATAGATCAGATCTTACCCGAGGTTCTGGATGGCACGTATACGCCGCCAATAAGTGACGGCACCGGACGTGATCGTAAAAACCTGCGCAAAGCTGTCGAGTTGTTCCGCGATGCTGGTTACGTCCTCAAGGACGGAAAAATGGTGGATGGCGAAACCGGAGAGCAATTTTCATTTGAGTTTATGGCCGATTCACAGCCACAGGAACGACTTGCACTGGCGTTGCAGCGCAATGTGGAACGGATTGGCGTTGAAATGATCATCCGCACGGTTGATTCCGCCCAGTATTGGGAGCGCTGGAAACGGTTCGACTATGATATGCTGCAATATATTTTTACGGCATCCCTGTCTCCCGGCTCGGAGCAATATGGTCGCTGGGGACAGGTTGCAGCCACAACAGAAGGCAGTCTCAACCTTTCGGGCGCAAGCAATCCAGCAATTGACGCCATAATAGACAAGCTGGTTGCTGCCCGTGACCGTGAGGATTTTGTCACCGCAGTACGTGCATTTGATCGCATGATTATGTCCGGCATTTATTTTATTCCGCTGTTTCATACACCGGGGCAATGGCTGGCGCGGAGAACGCGTATTTCTGTTCCGGAGAAAACATCTGTTTACGGCTATCAACCTGCCACATGGTGGGCTACCCAGTAG
- a CDS encoding invasion associated locus B family protein, with translation MAFSKKQTLTRLLPVLAPLILVTSPDVSSAQEAAEGPKPWTKICTQNKQTKKEICLVSQEIRSANGQFLASVAVREIDGDENQSILISVPPGMLLQPGIQFKVDENEPRAVKYGICFQKYCYSELPIKKDAIDEMKGGNNLTVTTFSQQGKAIGFELTLTGFTATYDGDPIDPAIVQAQREKARQEMADKAQQARDNLIKMQQEATQ, from the coding sequence ATGGCTTTTTCGAAGAAGCAGACACTCACTCGTTTGTTACCAGTTCTGGCACCACTTATTCTGGTGACATCACCGGACGTATCAAGCGCACAGGAAGCAGCCGAGGGTCCCAAGCCCTGGACAAAGATCTGCACGCAAAACAAACAAACCAAAAAAGAAATTTGTCTGGTTTCACAGGAAATCAGGTCTGCAAATGGTCAGTTTCTGGCGTCTGTGGCTGTTCGGGAAATTGATGGTGATGAAAATCAATCAATCCTGATTTCGGTTCCACCAGGCATGCTTTTACAGCCCGGCATCCAATTCAAGGTTGACGAGAACGAGCCACGCGCTGTCAAATACGGCATCTGCTTCCAAAAATATTGCTATTCGGAATTACCGATCAAAAAAGACGCGATCGACGAAATGAAGGGGGGCAACAATCTGACTGTCACAACCTTCAGCCAGCAAGGCAAGGCGATTGGCTTTGAGCTGACATTAACAGGTTTCACAGCCACCTATGATGGCGACCCGATTGATCCCGCCATCGTTCAGGCACAGCGCGAAAAAGCGCGGCAGGAAATGGCAGACAAAGCCCAACAGGCCAGAGATAACCTGATTAAAATGCAGCAAGAGGCCACTCAATAA
- a CDS encoding invasion associated locus B family protein: protein MIPLKQNILAATTIATAMLVGTIGNIQAQQAAPAQAAWVKVCNQDPTSKKDVCLTTQEIRADSGQFLASVAVREIGGEEKQSLVIAVPTGMLVQPGLRLQVDKNAQKEIKYGICFPNACYAELPIDPSVVAEMKRGNALVLTTLNQQAKAINFKLTLVGFTASYDGEAIDPAQLKVQQETLRDELQQKAEAARKRLIEQQQNATGN from the coding sequence ATGATCCCTCTGAAACAAAATATCCTAGCCGCCACGACAATCGCGACAGCGATGCTGGTCGGCACAATCGGAAACATCCAAGCACAGCAAGCTGCCCCGGCGCAGGCTGCATGGGTAAAAGTCTGTAATCAGGACCCGACTTCCAAAAAAGATGTCTGCCTGACCACTCAGGAGATCAGGGCAGATTCGGGCCAGTTCCTGGCGTCAGTTGCTGTGCGCGAGATCGGTGGCGAAGAAAAGCAAAGTCTGGTTATCGCCGTTCCAACGGGAATGCTGGTTCAACCCGGCCTCAGGCTTCAGGTCGACAAGAATGCGCAAAAGGAAATCAAATACGGCATTTGTTTCCCAAACGCCTGCTATGCTGAATTGCCGATAGACCCATCTGTTGTTGCCGAGATGAAACGTGGAAACGCATTGGTGCTGACCACGCTTAACCAACAGGCAAAGGCGATCAATTTCAAGCTGACCCTCGTTGGTTTTACAGCCAGCTACGATGGCGAGGCAATTGACCCGGCGCAACTGAAAGTACAACAGGAAACACTGCGCGACGAATTGCAGCAAAAGGCCGAAGCAGCACGCAAACGCCTGATTGAACAACAGCAAAACGCAACCGGCAACTAG